One stretch of Segatella copri DNA includes these proteins:
- a CDS encoding FKBP-type peptidyl-prolyl cis-trans isomerase, translated as MKKILMTALVLVAGASLFTASAASKKKVKKAAALVELKSSADSLSYVAGMNATRGLIPYIQQSFQVDTAYMENFLRGYKDALAMGINPKTVAYSAGMEVAKLVEKRVYPGTKEELKSTGDSISHAMFQNGFIAALANDTTFFTTKAAADFQKEALAGAGEKFLAANAKKSGVKVLPSGLQYKVITEGHGEVPKASDEVEVIYEGRLIDGTVFDATSKHGGSKTDKFRANGLIKGWTEALTLMPVGSKWQVYIPYELAYGERQAGQIPPYSTLVFDLELVSIVKPEVKAEPAGELKEDVAVGAEKKVAKAPAKSAAKKAAHSKKRK; from the coding sequence ATGAAGAAAATATTAATGACAGCACTCGTCCTCGTGGCGGGTGCTTCTTTGTTTACAGCTAGTGCTGCAAGCAAGAAGAAGGTTAAGAAGGCGGCTGCTCTTGTTGAGTTGAAATCATCAGCCGATTCTTTGAGTTATGTAGCTGGTATGAATGCCACTCGTGGTCTGATTCCTTATATCCAGCAGAGTTTTCAGGTAGATACTGCCTATATGGAGAATTTCCTTCGTGGTTACAAGGATGCGCTTGCCATGGGAATCAATCCTAAGACCGTAGCTTATTCTGCAGGTATGGAGGTTGCCAAACTGGTAGAGAAGCGCGTATATCCTGGCACAAAGGAAGAGTTGAAGAGTACAGGCGATTCTATCAGCCATGCTATGTTCCAGAATGGTTTTATCGCAGCTTTGGCTAATGATACAACATTCTTTACTACTAAGGCTGCTGCCGATTTCCAGAAGGAAGCTTTGGCTGGTGCCGGCGAGAAGTTCCTTGCTGCTAATGCCAAGAAATCTGGTGTAAAGGTGTTGCCTAGCGGTTTGCAGTATAAGGTGATTACCGAAGGTCATGGCGAAGTGCCTAAGGCAAGCGATGAGGTAGAGGTTATCTACGAGGGTCGTCTGATTGATGGTACCGTTTTTGATGCTACATCCAAGCATGGTGGCAGCAAGACTGACAAGTTCCGTGCCAACGGATTGATCAAGGGTTGGACCGAGGCGCTTACTCTGATGCCTGTGGGCAGTAAGTGGCAGGTTTACATTCCTTACGAGTTGGCTTACGGCGAGCGTCAGGCTGGTCAGATTCCTCCATACTCTACTTTGGTGTTCGATCTTGAGCTGGTTAGCATCGTAAAGCCTGAGGTTAAGGCTGAGCCTGCTGGCGAATTGAAGGAAGATGTAGCCGTAGGAGCAGAGAAGAAGGTGGCAAAAGCGCCAGCTAAGTCTGCTGCCAAGAAAGCTGCGCATTCAAAGAAGAGAAAGTAA
- a CDS encoding LytR/AlgR family response regulator transcription factor: MRTIIIDDNKQAVKDLNERLARFSEVEVVAVEHSGLDGLARVSELQPDLLFLDVQLPDISGLDFLDRLDFFTHGRCRVVMYTAYDEFVLPAFRKKAFDVLLKPIDDKELDIIMQRLAEHPLLPTPQSVGQDKDKLMSDNGKFLLYTNTIDFKLVDKRDIALFQYNHEVRCWEAVVAGSKAPVRLKRTIKGDALLEVDKQFIQVNQKFIINMNYLIEVVDNVCHFYPPFDNISYVRVGRFYRKKLIDRFYSL; encoded by the coding sequence ATGAGAACAATCATTATAGACGACAATAAGCAGGCAGTCAAAGACCTGAACGAAAGGCTGGCCAGATTCTCCGAGGTAGAAGTGGTGGCAGTAGAGCACTCCGGACTAGACGGCCTGGCGAGGGTGAGCGAGTTACAGCCCGACTTGCTCTTCCTTGACGTGCAGTTGCCCGATATTTCCGGTTTGGATTTCCTGGACAGACTGGATTTCTTTACCCATGGCCGTTGCAGGGTGGTAATGTATACAGCTTACGATGAGTTTGTGTTGCCAGCTTTCAGAAAGAAAGCCTTCGATGTACTTCTGAAGCCTATTGATGACAAGGAGTTGGACATCATTATGCAGCGACTTGCCGAACATCCCCTTTTACCAACCCCACAATCCGTCGGGCAGGATAAGGACAAACTCATGTCCGACAACGGCAAGTTTCTGCTCTATACCAATACCATAGATTTCAAACTGGTTGACAAGCGCGACATCGCTCTCTTTCAGTATAATCATGAAGTGCGTTGCTGGGAGGCTGTGGTAGCGGGCAGCAAAGCTCCCGTCCGTCTGAAGCGAACCATCAAGGGTGATGCCCTCCTGGAAGTGGACAAGCAGTTTATACAAGTCAACCAAAAGTTTATCATCAATATGAATTATCTGATAGAGGTGGTTGACAACGTATGCCACTTCTATCCGCCGTTTGATAACATAAGCTATGTAAGGGTAGGACGCTTCTATCGCAAGAAATTGATAGACCGCTTTTATAGTCTTTGA
- a CDS encoding SIR2 family NAD-dependent protein deacylase: protein MKKLVFLTGAGMSVESGFKTFRGNDGLWENYPVEQIATHEGWEAAPTLVTNFYNMLRHKLYAAQPNEGHKLIKELEKDFDVTVITQNVDNLHEKAGSKNVIHLHGELSKVCSSRDPYDYRYIKELPEDDCEVKPGTEAGDGSLLRPFIVFFGESVPMIEPAAEAVQQADIFVIIGTSLNVYPAAGLISYTKPHIPIYLIDPGAVNTNGYYKIEHIMKGASDGMKELKKILEK from the coding sequence ATGAAGAAACTCGTATTTTTAACCGGTGCAGGCATGTCTGTGGAGAGTGGTTTCAAAACTTTCCGTGGCAATGATGGATTATGGGAAAACTATCCTGTAGAACAGATAGCTACCCATGAAGGATGGGAAGCTGCCCCTACCCTAGTAACAAACTTCTACAATATGTTGCGCCATAAACTCTATGCTGCGCAACCTAACGAGGGGCATAAACTTATCAAGGAACTGGAAAAAGACTTCGATGTGACGGTAATCACCCAGAATGTAGATAATCTGCATGAGAAAGCAGGTTCCAAGAATGTAATCCATCTGCATGGCGAACTATCAAAGGTTTGCTCTTCACGCGACCCTTACGACTATCGCTACATCAAGGAATTACCCGAGGATGACTGCGAGGTAAAGCCGGGAACCGAAGCTGGAGATGGAAGCCTGTTGCGCCCATTTATCGTTTTCTTCGGCGAAAGCGTTCCTATGATTGAGCCGGCAGCCGAAGCTGTACAGCAAGCCGATATCTTCGTCATTATAGGAACCTCACTCAACGTTTATCCTGCTGCAGGTCTGATTTCATATACCAAGCCTCACATTCCTATCTATCTGATAGACCCAGGTGCCGTAAACACCAATGGATATTACAAGATAGAGCACATCATGAAAGGGGCTTCAGATGGTATGAAGGAACTGAAGAAAATATTGGAAAAGTAA
- a CDS encoding sensor histidine kinase — MAKVKDILSHEKGSDSMEFSLRQIRNRYLRKYYEAIGDYRGAYDNLRTDVQQNDSLEHNRIKMRASEIMDRFAQDTIRLHHNLEMEHKNAVVQRAYAITVAAVSLVVVIILIFALLVMRSRKRNAQDKMRNMQLRLACVRNRISPHFVFNVLNGKILKSDEHDANDLLDLTKLIRANLDLSCRLDVTLREELDFVKRYVDVEKQLVGDDFEFAINIAESVNIDQVRIPSMFVQILVENAFVHGLKGWDGHKIIHIGISKEGKNTCIKVRDNGPGFDIRSVGKKRTGLNVITQTIVIVNERNKNKMNFSLNNEQENGKAVGCVATIVIPDNIKLFI; from the coding sequence ATGGCAAAGGTCAAGGATATCTTGTCACACGAGAAGGGGTCAGATAGTATGGAGTTTAGTCTTCGCCAGATTCGTAACCGTTATCTTCGCAAGTATTATGAGGCTATAGGCGATTATCGGGGAGCCTACGATAATCTGAGGACGGATGTCCAACAGAACGACTCCCTAGAGCATAACCGCATCAAGATGCGTGCATCAGAAATCATGGATCGATTTGCGCAAGATACCATTCGTTTGCACCATAACCTGGAGATGGAGCATAAGAATGCTGTTGTCCAGCGTGCCTATGCCATCACGGTGGCAGCAGTATCGCTAGTCGTTGTCATCATCCTGATCTTTGCTCTTCTTGTCATGCGCTCCCGCAAGCGAAATGCGCAAGATAAAATGCGCAACATGCAGTTGAGGCTAGCTTGTGTGCGCAACCGTATTTCTCCACATTTCGTGTTTAATGTGCTTAATGGTAAAATATTGAAATCGGATGAGCATGATGCCAATGACTTGCTTGACCTGACAAAGTTGATAAGAGCTAACCTCGACCTGTCGTGCCGTCTGGATGTGACGTTGCGCGAAGAGTTGGACTTCGTGAAACGGTATGTTGATGTGGAGAAACAGCTGGTGGGCGATGACTTCGAGTTTGCTATCAATATTGCCGAAAGTGTGAATATAGATCAGGTGCGCATCCCTTCCATGTTTGTGCAGATTCTCGTGGAGAATGCTTTCGTGCATGGTCTGAAAGGATGGGATGGACATAAGATTATCCATATCGGGATAAGCAAGGAAGGAAAGAACACCTGTATCAAGGTCAGAGACAATGGACCGGGATTTGACATCCGTAGTGTGGGAAAGAAGCGCACCGGACTGAACGTCATCACCCAAACTATCGTCATCGTCAACGAGCGAAATAAGAACAAGATGAACTTCTCGCTCAATAATGAACAGGAAAATGGAAAAGCCGTAGGATGTGTGGCAACGATAGTTATTCCAGATAATATCAAACTATTTATTTGA
- a CDS encoding Na/Pi cotransporter family protein, protein MDTSQYLVIFFQILGSLALLIYGMKVMSEALQKMAGSQLRHILGAMTTNRFTGMLTGTFITCAVQSSSATTVMTVSFVNAGLLTLAQAITVIMGANIGTTFTAWIMSLGYNVDLTIVVFPAFFLGIMLIYSKKRRYFGDFLFGIAFLFFSLVLLSSAGKALDLEHNPAVIDFFGSFDTKSHFTIVVFLLIGTLITCIVQSSAAVMAITILLCSTGVLPIYLGIALVMGENIGTTATANLAALGANAQARRAALAHLVFNVFGVIWVLCLFYPFVDFVCSIVGYDPDGGMSAAQKTKLLPIVLAMFHTCFNVCNTGVLIWFIPQLEKVVCKLIKPKADKEDEDFRLRFIQAGIMKTPELSVFEAQQEIGSFGERIHRMFGMVRELLETQDSKTFDKLYERIEKYEGISDNMEIEIAKYLDQVSDAHLSDDTKAKIRAMLREISEIESIGDSCFNLARTIKRKGENKEEFTAKQSENIHQMFKLVDEALTQMNYMFAHERHSINLNHTYNIETEINNYRTQLRNQNLDDVDNHLYTYGVGTLYMDIIQECEKLGDYVVNVAEARMGVRTSEAV, encoded by the coding sequence ATGGATACAAGTCAATATCTTGTGATTTTTTTTCAGATTCTCGGTTCTTTAGCTTTGCTCATCTATGGTATGAAGGTGATGAGTGAGGCCTTGCAGAAGATGGCAGGATCTCAGTTGCGCCACATTTTGGGTGCTATGACAACCAACCGATTTACGGGAATGCTTACAGGTACCTTTATTACCTGTGCCGTTCAGAGCTCCTCTGCAACTACCGTTATGACGGTTTCTTTTGTAAATGCCGGTTTGCTGACTTTAGCCCAAGCTATTACCGTTATTATGGGTGCCAACATTGGTACCACGTTTACGGCATGGATTATGTCGCTGGGTTATAATGTAGATTTAACGATTGTCGTATTCCCAGCGTTCTTCCTCGGCATCATGCTGATTTATAGTAAGAAGCGCCGTTATTTCGGAGATTTCCTTTTTGGTATCGCCTTCCTCTTCTTCTCGCTCGTTCTGTTGAGTAGTGCGGGTAAGGCTCTTGATCTGGAACATAATCCGGCGGTTATCGATTTCTTTGGTTCCTTCGATACGAAGAGCCATTTTACGATTGTAGTCTTCCTCCTGATCGGTACACTTATAACCTGTATCGTACAGAGTTCGGCGGCTGTGATGGCTATAACTATCTTACTCTGTTCTACAGGCGTACTCCCTATCTATCTGGGTATTGCCTTGGTGATGGGTGAGAATATCGGAACTACCGCTACAGCCAATCTTGCCGCTTTGGGTGCCAATGCCCAGGCTCGTCGTGCAGCCTTGGCCCATCTGGTATTCAATGTCTTTGGTGTAATCTGGGTTCTCTGCCTGTTCTATCCATTTGTAGATTTCGTTTGCTCTATCGTGGGGTATGATCCTGATGGTGGTATGTCTGCGGCACAGAAGACGAAGTTGTTGCCAATTGTCCTGGCGATGTTCCATACCTGTTTCAATGTTTGTAACACGGGCGTTCTGATTTGGTTTATCCCACAGTTGGAAAAAGTTGTCTGCAAACTTATCAAGCCTAAGGCAGATAAGGAGGATGAAGATTTCCGTTTGCGCTTTATCCAGGCTGGCATCATGAAGACACCAGAACTTTCTGTCTTCGAGGCACAGCAGGAAATCGGCAGTTTCGGCGAGCGCATCCATCGTATGTTTGGTATGGTGAGAGAGTTGCTGGAAACTCAGGATTCCAAGACTTTCGACAAGCTCTATGAGCGTATTGAGAAGTATGAGGGTATTTCTGATAATATGGAGATTGAGATTGCCAAGTATCTTGATCAGGTGAGCGATGCTCATCTGAGTGATGATACCAAGGCGAAGATCCGTGCGATGTTGCGTGAGATTTCTGAAATCGAGAGTATTGGTGACAGTTGCTTTAATCTTGCCCGCACCATTAAGCGCAAGGGTGAAAACAAGGAGGAGTTTACTGCCAAGCAGAGTGAAAACATTCATCAGATGTTTAAGTTGGTAGATGAGGCGCTGACTCAGATGAACTATATGTTTGCTCATGAACGCCATTCTATCAATCTCAACCATACGTACAATATCGAGACTGAGATTAATAATTATCGTACTCAGTTGAGAAACCAGAACCTGGATGATGTGGATAACCATCTTTATACCTATGGTGTAGGTACATTGTATATGGATATCATTCAGGAATGCGAAAAACTGGGTGATTATGTGGTTAATGTCGCCGAGGCTCGCATGGGCGTCAGAACATCTGAGGCTGTGTAA
- a CDS encoding tetratricopeptide repeat protein — protein sequence MKRFVWCICLLLVVLLGCQRPAESGKTEEERKVLACIDDSVEAMSVHAPEIIKKALASATDSLTYYEYYIRKAKYFCLSATPDSMYPILDQTISYCKLQPATERRNSLLAYAYNCKAIAYHNYRKNPDEVIRLYKDATTLLANSDAKDQMPKVCANLGDAYIFKSQLPEAAACYRRALFLVDSLGLPSSENITLYLGLATIYLQLNDFDTSLKYYQQTEKYFSQMSVGMQAYYLNNYGNYYYYTKNYKASLQKFLAMKAFLEKHHKTDTFDMYLCKLNLADVYLNLDKVALSEKYLAEIEPWFAENGNP from the coding sequence ATGAAAAGATTTGTTTGGTGTATATGCCTGCTGTTGGTCGTACTGTTGGGTTGCCAACGACCTGCGGAATCGGGTAAGACAGAAGAAGAACGAAAAGTGTTAGCTTGCATTGATGACTCAGTGGAAGCCATGTCGGTTCATGCTCCTGAAATTATAAAGAAAGCCTTGGCTTCGGCAACGGATAGCCTGACTTATTATGAATATTATATTCGCAAGGCAAAGTACTTCTGTCTGTCTGCCACCCCAGACTCGATGTATCCCATCTTGGATCAAACCATATCTTATTGCAAACTCCAGCCAGCTACAGAACGCCGTAACTCTCTATTGGCATACGCATACAATTGCAAGGCTATTGCTTATCATAATTATCGCAAGAATCCGGATGAGGTGATAAGACTCTATAAAGACGCCACAACCTTGTTGGCTAACAGCGATGCTAAAGACCAGATGCCTAAGGTTTGTGCCAATCTGGGCGATGCTTATATCTTCAAGAGTCAGTTGCCTGAGGCTGCGGCGTGTTATCGGCGTGCCCTGTTTCTGGTAGACTCGCTCGGGTTGCCGTCTAGTGAGAACATCACACTCTATCTCGGACTTGCCACCATCTATCTGCAACTCAACGATTTTGATACCTCGCTGAAGTATTATCAGCAGACAGAGAAGTATTTCTCGCAGATGTCTGTAGGCATGCAGGCTTATTACCTCAATAACTATGGCAACTACTATTATTATACCAAGAACTACAAGGCATCTCTCCAGAAGTTTCTTGCCATGAAGGCTTTTCTCGAGAAACATCATAAGACAGATACCTTCGATATGTACCTCTGCAAGCTCAATCTCGCAGATGTATATCTCAATTTGGACAAAGTGGCGCTATCCGAGAAGTATCTCGCCGAGATAGAACCCTGGTTTGCCGAAAATGGTAATCCTTAA
- a CDS encoding FKBP-type peptidyl-prolyl cis-trans isomerase translates to MDKVSYALGIGIGRQLASMGAESLNIDDFAQAVKDAIAGKLQLGEQEAQELVQNFFAEQEAKAQAAAAEKGKVAKEAGEKFLAENGKKDGIITTKSGLQYQVLREGNGKAPKATDQVECHYEGTLIDGTKFDSSYDRGQTATFPLNQVIAGWTEGLQLMTEGAKFRFFIPYQLGYGERGAGASIPPFSALIFDVELVSVK, encoded by the coding sequence ATGGATAAAGTAAGTTATGCTTTGGGCATCGGCATCGGTCGCCAGTTGGCTTCTATGGGTGCAGAGAGTTTGAATATTGATGATTTTGCACAGGCTGTAAAGGATGCCATCGCCGGTAAGCTTCAGCTCGGCGAGCAGGAAGCTCAGGAGTTGGTACAGAACTTCTTTGCAGAGCAGGAGGCTAAGGCTCAGGCTGCTGCTGCCGAGAAGGGCAAGGTTGCTAAGGAAGCTGGTGAGAAGTTCCTCGCCGAGAACGGCAAGAAGGACGGTATCATCACTACTAAGAGCGGTTTGCAGTATCAGGTTTTGCGTGAAGGTAATGGCAAGGCTCCTAAGGCTACCGATCAGGTTGAGTGCCACTATGAGGGAACGCTTATCGACGGTACTAAGTTTGACAGTTCTTACGACCGTGGTCAGACTGCTACCTTCCCATTGAACCAGGTTATCGCTGGTTGGACAGAGGGTCTTCAGCTCATGACCGAGGGTGCCAAGTTCCGTTTCTTCATCCCTTATCAGTTGGGTTATGGTGAGCGTGGTGCAGGTGCATCTATCCCTCCATTCTCAGCATTGATTTTCGATGTTGAACTCGTTTCCGTTAAGTAA
- a CDS encoding FKBP-type peptidyl-prolyl cis-trans isomerase, whose amino-acid sequence MKKLFFGALVACAAATFVGCGNSTPKADLKTDVDTMSYAMGMSQTQGLKEFMVERMGVDTAYMDDFIKGLNDGANAGDDKKKAAYYAGIQIGQQISNQMVKGINHEVFGEDSTKSISLKNFMAGFITGTTGKKGLMTVEQAAQIAQAKMMAIKAKNMEKEYGPNKVAGEKFLAANKKKPGVVTLPSGVQYKVIKEGNGPMPKDTSMVKVNYEGKTIDGKVFDSSFKRGQAVDLRANQVIKGWTDALVHMPAGSVWEVYIPQQLAYGEREQGQIKPFSVLIFKIELISVGGK is encoded by the coding sequence ATGAAAAAGTTATTTTTCGGAGCCCTCGTGGCTTGTGCTGCTGCTACATTCGTAGGTTGTGGCAATTCTACTCCTAAGGCAGATCTCAAGACTGATGTAGATACTATGAGCTATGCTATGGGTATGTCTCAGACTCAGGGTCTGAAGGAGTTTATGGTAGAGCGCATGGGCGTTGATACTGCTTACATGGATGATTTCATCAAGGGTCTTAACGATGGTGCCAACGCTGGTGACGACAAGAAGAAGGCTGCTTACTATGCAGGTATCCAGATTGGTCAGCAGATCAGCAACCAGATGGTTAAGGGCATCAACCACGAGGTATTCGGTGAGGATTCTACAAAGTCTATCTCTCTGAAGAACTTCATGGCTGGTTTCATCACAGGTACTACTGGCAAGAAGGGCTTGATGACTGTTGAGCAGGCTGCTCAGATAGCTCAGGCTAAGATGATGGCTATCAAGGCTAAGAACATGGAGAAGGAATATGGTCCTAACAAGGTTGCTGGTGAGAAGTTCCTCGCTGCCAACAAGAAGAAGCCAGGAGTTGTTACTCTGCCTTCAGGTGTTCAGTACAAGGTAATCAAGGAGGGTAACGGCCCTATGCCAAAGGATACTTCTATGGTTAAGGTTAACTACGAGGGTAAGACAATCGACGGCAAGGTATTCGATTCTTCTTTCAAGCGTGGTCAGGCCGTAGATCTCCGTGCTAACCAGGTTATCAAGGGTTGGACTGATGCTTTGGTTCACATGCCAGCAGGTTCTGTTTGGGAGGTTTACATTCCTCAGCAGTTGGCTTATGGTGAGCGCGAGCAGGGTCAGATCAAGCCATTCTCTGTATTGATCTTCAAGATTGAGTTGATTTCAGTAGGTGGCAAGTAA
- a CDS encoding IS1380 family transposase — protein sequence MAKIQIKSEKLTPFGGIFSIMEQFDALLAQTIDSTLGLRCTMFGYQYSEILRSLMCVYLCGGSCIEDVTTHLMKHLSLHPTLRTCSADTILRAIEELTFKSITYKSASGKSYDFNTADKMNCLLVNALLATGQLKSGQEYDFDFDHQFIETEKYDAKPTYKKFLGYSPGVAVINDMIVGIENRDGNTNVRFNQKETLERIFKRLEASEIYISRARMDCGSCSEEIVDMVEAHCRHFYIRANRCSSFYDSMFALTGWKTVEINGIEFELNSILVEKWKGKPYRLVIQRQRRIDGDLDIWEGEYTYRCILTNDYKSSARDIVEFYNLRGGKERIFDDMNNGFGWNRLPKSFMAQNTVFLLMTALIRNFYKAIMQRLKTHEFGLRATSRIKTFVFKFISVPAKWIKTSRRHVLNIYSDNNAYANLFKTDFG from the coding sequence ATGGCAAAGATACAAATAAAATCTGAGAAACTCACTCCTTTTGGGGGAATTTTTTCGATTATGGAGCAATTTGATGCTCTTTTAGCTCAAACCATAGATTCCACCTTGGGATTGAGATGCACTATGTTTGGTTATCAATATAGCGAGATTCTACGCTCTCTGATGTGCGTATATCTTTGTGGTGGCTCATGCATTGAGGATGTTACAACTCACCTGATGAAACATTTGTCTCTTCATCCAACTCTTCGCACTTGCAGCGCAGACACCATATTACGTGCTATCGAAGAACTGACTTTTAAGAGCATCACCTATAAGTCTGCTTCTGGCAAATCCTATGATTTCAATACTGCAGACAAGATGAACTGCTTACTGGTCAATGCCCTGCTTGCTACTGGTCAATTGAAATCCGGTCAAGAGTATGATTTTGACTTTGACCATCAGTTCATTGAAACAGAGAAGTATGATGCAAAACCAACCTACAAGAAGTTCTTGGGCTATAGTCCAGGCGTAGCTGTCATTAACGACATGATTGTTGGTATTGAAAATAGAGACGGCAACACAAACGTACGCTTCAACCAAAAAGAAACTTTGGAAAGAATCTTCAAGCGATTGGAGGCTTCGGAAATATATATTTCTCGTGCCCGCATGGATTGCGGCTCATGTTCGGAGGAAATCGTAGATATGGTAGAGGCTCATTGCAGGCATTTTTATATTCGTGCCAACAGATGCTCTTCTTTCTACGATTCCATGTTTGCCTTAACTGGATGGAAAACTGTTGAAATCAACGGTATTGAGTTTGAGTTGAATTCTATCCTTGTTGAGAAATGGAAAGGAAAACCGTATCGTCTTGTCATACAGAGACAAAGGCGAATAGATGGAGACCTTGACATTTGGGAAGGCGAATATACCTACAGATGTATACTGACTAACGATTACAAGTCGAGTGCAAGAGACATCGTGGAATTCTACAATCTTCGTGGTGGCAAGGAACGCATCTTCGATGACATGAACAATGGCTTTGGCTGGAATCGATTGCCAAAATCGTTCATGGCACAGAATACTGTATTCCTGCTTATGACAGCTCTCATCAGAAACTTCTACAAAGCTATTATGCAGAGATTGAAAACCCATGAATTTGGATTGCGTGCCACCAGCAGAATCAAGACCTTTGTTTTCAAGTTCATCTCTGTTCCTGCGAAATGGATTAAGACATCACGTAGGCATGTATTGAACATTTACTCAGACAACAATGCTTATGCCAACCTGTTCAAGACAGACTTTGGTTAA